The Oncorhynchus clarkii lewisi isolate Uvic-CL-2024 chromosome 12, UVic_Ocla_1.0, whole genome shotgun sequence genome segment atataggttatgtCCCAGGTTAtaactatactgtacctgtgtatcatataggttacgtcccaggttgttactatactgtacctgtgtatcatataggttacgtcccaggttgttactgtacctgtgtatcatataggttatgtcccaggttgttactatactgtacctgtgtatcatataggttacatcccaggttgttactgtacctgtgtatcatataggttacgtcccaggttgttactgtacctgtgtatcatataggttacgtcccaggttgttactgtacctgtgtatcatataggttacgtcccaggttgttactgtacctgtgtatcatataggttacgtcccaggttgttactatactgtacctgtgtatcatataggttacgtcccaggttgttactgtacctgtgtatcatataggttacgtcccaggttgttactgtacctgtgtatcatataggatacgtcccaggttgttactgtacctgtgtatcatataggttacatcccaggttgttactgtacctgtgtatcatataggttacgtcccaggttgttactatactgtacctgtgtatcatataggttacatcccaggttgttactatactgtacctgtgtatcatataggttacgtcccaggttgttactgtacctgtgtatcatataggttatgtcccaggttgttactatactgtacctgtgtatcatataggttacgtcccaggttgttactatactgtacctgtgtatcatataggttatgtCCCAGGTTAtaactatactgtacctgtgtatcatataggttacgtcccaggttgttactatactgtacctgtgtatcatataggttacgtcccaggttgttactgtacctgtgtatcatataggttccgtcccaggttgttactgtacctgtgtatcatataggttacgtcccaggttgttactgtacctgtgtatcatataggttacgtcccaggttgttactatactgtacctgtgtatcatataggttacgtcccaggttgttactgtacctgtgtatcatataggttacgtcccaggttgttactgtacctgtgtatcatataggttacgtcccaggctgttactatactgtacctgtgtatcatataggttacgtcccaggttgttactgtacctgtgtatcatataggttacgtcccaggttgttactatactgtacctgtgtatcatataggttacgtcccaggttgttactgtacctgtgtatcgtataggttacgtcccaggttgttactatactgtacctgtgtatcatataggttacgtcccaggttgttactgtacctgtgtatcatataggttacgtcccaggttgttactgtacctgtgtatcatataggttacgtcccaggttgttactgtacctgtgtatcatataggttacgtcccaggttgttactgtacctgtatatcatataggttacgtcccaggttgttactgtactgtacctgtgtatcatataggttacgtcccaggttgttactgtacctgtgtatcatataggttacgtcccaggttgttactgtacctgtgtatcatataggttacgtcccaggttgttactgtacctgtgtatcatataggttacgttccaggttgttactgtacctgtgtatcatataggttacgtcccaggttgttactgtacctgtgtatcatataggttacgtccaaggttgttactgtacctgtatatcatataggttacgtcccaggttgttactatactgtaactgtgtatcatataggttacgtcccaggttgatactgtacctgtgtatcatataggttacggcccaggttgttactatactgtacctgtgtatcatataggttacgtcccaggttgttactatactgtacctgtgtatcatataggttacgtcccaggttgttactgtacctgtgtatcatataggttatgtcccaggttgttactatactgtacctgtgtatcatataggttacatcccaggttgttactatactgtacctgtgtatcatataggttacgtcccaggttgttactgtacctgtgtatcatataggttacgtcccaggttgttactgtacctgtgtatcatataggttacgtcccaggttgttactgtacctgtgtatcatataggttacgtcccaggttgttactatactgtacctgtgtatcatataggttacgtcccaggttgttactgtacctgtgtatcatataggttacgtcccaggttgttactatactgtacctgtgtatcataagTGCCAGGTGTCACTTGCTATAGATTGTATTCATTCTATTTTACATATTGGAGCTATCTAATcaacctctttctttctcttttcctaACTCTCAAACCCCCCCGCAATTCTCTCCTTcatctcacccctccctccctccctctctctcctccccctcccccctccctccctctctccctccctccctccctccgtctccctctctcttccagttGAAGGACAAGGTGATAGTGGGGTGAAGGTATATCATGTCCATACCCCCTTCAACCCTCCTTCCTCCACCATCCCCTCCAATAACTACTCTGTGtttcagtctcagtctcaggGAAAGCCAGGTAAGCACTTCCTGTCCTAAGTCTCATTTATACTGTCCGCAAGCACACAACACCAGAACTGCAGCAACACCAGATAGCTCGTCTAGCGAGCTAAAATGAAATCTCATTTGGTCGAAGAATTGTTTTGACTTCAAAAGAAACTTGAACGCAATCATGGCTTATTTATAACTGGTAAATTCCCAGGTTCCAAGGGAGACATTTTGAAGGCAGCAGAAgtatctctctctcgtctctacCCATTATACCATCTTTGTCTCCCTTGTTCCCCTCTACACCAGCAGTGTTGGAGCCAGACACAATAtaacttgtcctctctctctcttcccccagtgTACACCAGTGGAGGAGGTGGTATTGGAGGAGGTGGTGAAACTCCCACTCAGAAGTTTGTGAGTTATGACACAGAACTGGGCCGTTCAGAGGGCATGACCACCTGTACTTCCTGTCAACAACAGGTGATGACGAACGTGACCTATAAAGTCGGAGCCTACGCCTGGCTCATGTGCATCCTCTTCATCCTCTGTGGGTGAGTaaagaaggggaggggggagggtgggagggatggagggggggagggtggggggatagaggggaacagagggaCCCATAAAGTGGTCTTCATCCTCTGTGGgtgagtgaagaagaggagggtgggcggatagaggggaacagagggaCCCATAAAGTGGTCTTCATCCTCTGTGGgtgagtgaagaagaggagggtgggcggatagaggggaacagagggaCCCATAAAGTGGTCTTCATCCTCTGTGGgtgagtgaagaagaggagggtgggggatagaggggaacagagggaCCCATAAAGTGGTCTTCATCCTCTGAGGGGGAGTAAAGAAGGGGAGGAGTTATAGAATGTCTTGATACTTTTGAGAGAATTAGACATGTCTAAAATCAACTGaacaccatgtctctctcccacccttctcCCCATCaatctcccacccctctctcccccaccacttccactctccccatctcctcctatcccccctctctctcccaggttGGTAGTGGGCTGCTGTCTGATCCCGTTCTTCATGAAACACTTTAAGGATGCGTACCACTCCTGTCCTCGTTGCAACCGCATTATCCACGTGGACAAGCCACGCTGTTGCTGACCGCCATACCACCACCCACCACTAGGAGAGCTGCTGCTGACTGCCATACCACCACCCACCACTAGGAGAGCTGCTGCTGACTGCCATACCACCACCCACCACTAGGATAGCTGCTGCTGACTGCCATACCACCACCCACCACTAGGAGAGCTGTTGCTGACTGCCATACCACCACCCACCACTAGGAGAGCTGCTGCTGACTGCCATACCACCACCCACCACTAGGAGAGCTGTTGCTGACTGCcataccaccacccaccaccaggGGAGCTGCTGCTGACCGCCTTAACCCCACCCGCCACTAGGGGAGCTGCTGCTGACTGCCATACCACCACCCACCACTAGGAGAGCAATTGCTGACCGCCATAACCCCACCCACCACTAGGGGAGCTGTTGCTGACtgctataccaccacccaccactAGGAGAGCTGCTACTGACCGCCATACCACCGCCCACCACCAAGGGGAGCTGGTGCTGTGGCCAATATGCTTTACTACCAGCAGGGGAGCTGTGGCTCTGCTCTCAGTCTGACCACTGGCCACTCTCTCggtctggattccattagaagtgcaccagtacagtgaaatgcctttctcaCAGAAAACATGCTCCCTTTCCCTCATGCACCCACAGCTCGGTGtaggaatttgagagtggttatatttatccagccccatccctcagctgtttaccaatgCAGTGGCGGGGTCAGGGTGACCGTTTTTTGGTAGTTCTTTGAATTGCAGATTGTCCTTTTAAATTTCTGGTTTCAATACTGAACTTATCTACACTCTTTCAGAACAGCgagggagaggaaaagggggggatGTTTTCAGAATGGAATCCAGCCGAAGGAAGAGACCCCCTAGCAGCAGCCCCACAGAAACCTACAGGATTTACACAGTCGTAGGATgaatcccaaaatggcaccctactccctatacagtgcactacgttCGAGAGGGAGCTAGtacaaaagtagtccactacatagggaatggggtACAATTTGGGACGCACTTTAGTTTTAAATGCTGACCTAACTTACTGTACCAGAGGGTTGTAAATAGTATGAATCTGTGACCTATTtttgtaaaataaaaattaaaacaaGCTAGCAGATGAAGACGTGGTAGAGCTCAACCTGGGCCTTGTTCACAAAGGGAGCAGGGTTGTACAGTTCTAGTAACTTACCCAGGTTTCCCACAAACCCCAGGTTGGAATATGAGAAGGGAAGAgggtagcctgggtaccagtctgttaagATATCATTCCACTCTTTGTCTTGGCAAACATGGCTTGACAAAGAGTGGAATGTTAACACACAAACAGACTGGATTTCTCCAGGCTAGGAAGAGGCAGAACATACGGGAATACGCCAACCGGGATGTCTGATTGGTTACCGGACTATTGCAAGCCCTTGAGTAACCTTATACAGAACCTTCAGATAGAAATGTGTTGTGTAGAACAGACATGATTCCCTGGTAAATGTCTATCTATATTCCCTTGAGTAACCTTATACAGAACCTTCAGATAGAAATGTGTGTATCTGTCGGTTGGTCAACCCAGGGCCTTAATCAAGGGAATATAGATAGTAATGTATACATTTACCAGGGAATCATGTCTGTTCTACACAACACATTTCTATCTATATTCACTTGAATAAGGCCCTTGGTTGACCAACCGACAGACAACGAGCCCAATATTCAGATAATGATCATTATAGCTATGATTCCTACAAATCGGGCGTCATTTAGTGCTCTCCCCAGGTCTTCCCCCCCTTTCAGAAAGCTGTTATGTACATAAAGGACTGAACTGGGTGTTTTACCTTAATTTAAAATTAACCAAATATGATTTTATTGAGAAAACTCATCATTCTAACTGTCAACTACAATGACGTGTAACAGCACCACATAGCTGACCTGATGATCTGTTATATTGTGTAACACCACACAGCTGACCTGATGATCTGTTATATTGTGTAACACCACACAGCTGACCTGATGTTCTGCTATATTGTGTAACATCACACAGCTGACCTGATCTGTTATATTGTGTAACATCACACAGCTGACCTGATCTGTTATATTGTGTAACATCACACAGCTGACCTGATCTGTTATATTGTGTAACATCACACAGCTGACCTGATCTGTTATATTGTGTAACACCACACAGCTGATGAGAAATGGAGTACTGTTATATTGCTTACATAGATTATATGCCTCTAATAAAATATATTATCACTTTTGTTGTGGTTTGGTTGTTGCATTAGACAGGGAGTTGAGAGTAAATGAGAGGTGGCtgtctgcctgttcaggggcagaacgacagccttgtcagctcgggggtttgaacttgcaaccttccggttactagtccaacgctctaaccactaggctaccctggcgcTAAAGACCAGGGTAAGGTTTATCACTtcctgtgccttcagaaagtattcagaccgcttgacttcttccacattttgttacagccttattcttaacaTGTATTAAATCGTCCCCCgcatatcaatctacacacaaaaccccatgaCAACAACAAatatggaaatatcacatttccataagtattcagaccctttactcagtactttgttgaagcacctttgacagcaattacagcctcgagtcttcttgggtatgacgctacaagcttggcacacctgtatttggggagtttctcccatttttctctgcagatcctctcaagctctgtcaggttggatggggagcattgcttcactgcacagctattttcatgtctctacagagatgttcgattgggttcaagtccgtgctctggctgggccactcaagtacattcagagagacttgtcccgaagccactcctgcctgcattgtcttggctgtgtgcttagggtcattgtcctgttggaagttgaaccttcaccccagtctgaggtcctgagtgctctggagcaggttttcatcatggatctctctctacttttctccgttcatctttccctcgatcctgactggtctcccagtccctgccgctgaaaaacatcccctaagcatgatgcttcaccgtagggatggtgccaggtttcctccagacgtgatgcttggcatttaagccaaagagttcaatcttggtttcatcagaccagagaatcgtttctcatggtctgagagtctttaggtgccttttggcaaactccaagcgggctgtcatgtgcctttcactgaggagtgacttccatctGGCTACTCTACTATAAAAGCCTGATTagtggtgcagagatggttgtccttctggaaggttttccaatctccacagaggaactctggagctctgtcatgagtgaccatcgagttcttggtcaccccgattgctcagtttggccaggcggccagctctaggaagaggcctccatcattttagaatgatggaagccacgtTGTTCTTCTTCAATGCTGAAACAAT includes the following:
- the LOC139422500 gene encoding lipopolysaccharide-induced tumor necrosis factor-alpha factor homolog, which gives rise to MSVNGKEPPPYNKPVEGQGDSGVKVYHVHTPFNPPSSTIPSNNYSVFQSQSQGKPVYTSGGGGIGGGGETPTQKFVSYDTELGRSEGMTTCTSCQQQVMTNVTYKVGAYAWLMCILFILCGLVVGCCLIPFFMKHFKDAYHSCPRCNRIIHVDKPRCC